Proteins encoded together in one Chitinophaga varians window:
- a CDS encoding rhomboid family protein, translating to MTEIGVVALVTVILNLVVSYKGFKDTVFFDKYAFIVDEMLVHKEYYRLISSGFLHADWMHLLFNMMSLCFFSADVEAVLGIKNFIIIYMSSLVGGNLLSLFIHRHHGDYSAVGASGAVCGIIFACIALFPEMEIGFFGIPLYIPAWIYGVLYMLFTIFRIKDKNDNVGHEAHLGGAFIGLVFAVCMEPQAVRQHYLPVLAILLPCIIFMYLLVRKPHMMLTGNTPGPQRFLNLEDRYNQQKAIQQQEIDAILEKIHRQGINSLSAEEKQKLQNYADR from the coding sequence ATGACTGAAATCGGCGTTGTTGCCCTGGTGACCGTTATCCTGAACCTCGTGGTGTCTTACAAGGGATTTAAAGACACCGTTTTTTTTGATAAATATGCTTTTATTGTGGATGAAATGCTGGTCCACAAGGAATATTACCGCCTTATTTCTTCCGGCTTTCTGCATGCGGACTGGATGCACCTGCTTTTTAACATGATGTCGCTCTGTTTTTTCAGCGCGGATGTGGAAGCGGTGTTAGGGATTAAAAACTTCATCATCATTTATATGAGCAGCCTGGTGGGTGGCAACCTGTTGTCGCTGTTTATTCACCGGCATCATGGAGATTATAGTGCAGTGGGGGCCTCCGGCGCCGTATGTGGTATTATCTTCGCATGTATCGCTTTGTTCCCTGAAATGGAAATCGGATTCTTCGGTATCCCGTTGTACATACCGGCATGGATATACGGTGTATTGTACATGTTGTTTACTATCTTTCGGATTAAAGACAAAAATGATAACGTAGGACATGAAGCCCACCTGGGCGGCGCTTTTATCGGGCTGGTTTTTGCCGTATGTATGGAGCCGCAGGCCGTCAGACAACATTATCTGCCGGTATTGGCGATACTGCTGCCCTGTATTATTTTCATGTACCTGCTGGTACGTAAGCCACACATGATGCTTACCGGTAATACCCCCGGCCCACAACGTTTCCTGAACCTGGAAGACCGGTATAACCAGCAAAAGGCCATACAGCAGCAGGAGATAGATGCCATACTTGAAAAGATCCACCGGCAGGGCATCAACAGCCTGTCTGCCGAAGAGAAACAGAAGCTGCAGAATTATGCCGACCGATAA
- a CDS encoding YXWGXW repeat-containing protein: MKKFVVIIICTLLAVAATPRAYAQVSIGVSVGIAPPAIPVYTQPPCPGDGYMWVPGYWAYSTHYYWVPGIWVRAPYIGALWTPGYWGFIGGVYRWHAGYWGPHIGYYGGINYGCGYFGTGFSGGMWRGNSFHYNTAITRVNTTVVHNTYINRSVVNNNINNNRTSYTRNVVNDNRENFTRNNNNTTINNNRENFTRNNNNTTINNNRENFTRNNNNTTINNNRENFTRNNNTTVNNNRDNFARNNNMNASRSSWNGNHQAGMNRPMAMSRASRPQGNFMRQPSGGGSFRGGGGGHFGGGGGGHFGGGGGGHFGGGGGHFGGGGHGRH, from the coding sequence ATGAAAAAGTTTGTCGTGATAATAATATGCACTTTGCTGGCTGTTGCTGCCACACCACGGGCATATGCACAAGTCAGCATTGGCGTTTCTGTAGGCATCGCGCCGCCTGCGATACCGGTCTATACACAGCCTCCCTGCCCCGGCGACGGTTACATGTGGGTCCCCGGATACTGGGCATACAGTACCCACTACTATTGGGTACCGGGCATATGGGTGAGAGCGCCCTATATAGGCGCCCTGTGGACTCCCGGCTACTGGGGCTTTATTGGCGGCGTATATCGCTGGCATGCCGGTTACTGGGGCCCGCACATCGGGTACTATGGCGGCATTAACTATGGCTGCGGGTATTTCGGCACAGGGTTCTCCGGCGGTATGTGGCGGGGCAACTCCTTCCATTACAATACAGCTATCACCAGAGTGAATACTACTGTGGTGCACAACACCTACATCAACAGAAGCGTGGTCAATAACAACATCAATAATAACCGTACCAGTTATACCCGGAATGTGGTAAACGACAACCGCGAAAACTTCACCCGGAATAATAACAATACAACGATTAACAATAACCGGGAGAACTTCACCCGGAATAATAACAACACAACGATCAACAATAACCGGGAGAACTTCACCCGGAATAATAACAACACAACGATCAACAATAACCGGGAGAACTTCACGCGGAATAATAACACTACGGTAAACAACAACCGTGACAACTTCGCCAGAAACAATAATATGAACGCCTCCCGCAGCAGCTGGAATGGCAACCACCAGGCAGGTATGAACAGGCCGATGGCCATGAGCAGAGCGTCCCGTCCGCAAGGCAACTTTATGCGTCAGCCATCAGGAGGCGGTAGCTTCCGCGGCGGCGGCGGTGGCCACTTTGGTGGTGGCGGCGGCGGACATTTTGGTGGTGGTGGAGGCGGACATTTTGGTGGTGGTGGAGGCCACTTCGGTGGCGGAGGTCACGGCCGGCACTAG
- a CDS encoding LytR/AlgR family response regulator transcription factor — protein MIRCIAVDDEHLVRELLEDSIRQVPFLELVATCKNAMEAMEVMQREQVDLMFLDIQMPRLNGLQLLQSLQRPPLVILVTAYEKYALEGYNFQVVDYLLKPFSFERFLKACQRAGDLFRLQQPPAPARAITDFFVNVEYVQVKIVVADIEYIEGLKDYIKIHLSSAARPILTRMTMKAVAEKLPAEEFVRTHKSYLVAVKKITSVKRDLVCIGEKEIPVSDFFKENVTRLVQGPQN, from the coding sequence ATGATACGTTGCATTGCAGTAGATGATGAGCACCTGGTGCGGGAGTTACTGGAAGACAGTATCCGGCAGGTACCTTTTTTGGAGCTGGTGGCCACCTGCAAAAATGCGATGGAAGCTATGGAAGTGATGCAGCGGGAACAGGTAGACCTGATGTTTCTCGATATACAAATGCCCCGCCTCAACGGTTTGCAGCTTTTACAATCGCTGCAACGCCCGCCGCTCGTTATTCTCGTGACGGCTTATGAAAAATACGCCCTGGAAGGATATAACTTCCAGGTAGTGGATTACCTGTTGAAACCCTTTAGCTTTGAGCGTTTCCTGAAAGCCTGCCAGCGTGCCGGCGACTTGTTCCGGCTGCAACAGCCACCAGCGCCCGCCCGTGCCATCACCGATTTTTTCGTGAACGTGGAATACGTACAGGTGAAAATTGTGGTGGCAGACATTGAATATATCGAAGGATTAAAAGACTATATCAAAATACACCTCTCTTCCGCTGCAAGGCCAATCCTTACCCGTATGACGATGAAAGCCGTCGCGGAGAAATTACCGGCAGAAGAATTTGTCCGCACCCACAAATCCTATCTGGTGGCGGTGAAGAAGATAACCTCCGTAAAACGCGATTTGGTATGTATCGGTGAAAAAGAAATACCTGTCAGCGATTTCTTCAAAGAAAATGTTACCCGCTTAGTGCAAGGACCTCAAAACTGA
- a CDS encoding sensor histidine kinase, which yields MKAFLTAKYINITLHALIWGMLLLLPYIVSSPENQYSIGPMPGVFFTVAGVIHMGIFYGNAFYLCPRLLNRRYWWMYVPAALLLLFVSFQLKYHIMATWFPGLLHNKAAYRFVFGPSVAVLVISLLYRKILDRIYEERRQKEKQAEQLSTELKFLRSQISPHFLFNVLTNMVSLARKKSDQLEPSLIMLSELMRYMLYNTGGAKVPLQKEVAYLDSYIALQQLRFGNDVDIRRELPATASLSNYTIEPMLLIPFVENAFKHGTGVEQPVIRIHLSVQEDVLTFEVENHFDPVQDTSKDDSSGIGLANVKSRLELLYHRHYTLAVRNDGNRFLVHLTLTLV from the coding sequence ATGAAAGCATTCCTGACAGCAAAATATATCAACATAACACTGCATGCGCTTATCTGGGGCATGCTGTTGTTATTGCCTTATATCGTATCATCTCCCGAAAACCAGTACAGTATCGGCCCTATGCCCGGCGTTTTTTTTACTGTTGCCGGTGTGATACACATGGGTATTTTTTATGGTAATGCTTTTTACCTGTGCCCGCGGTTGCTCAACCGCCGCTACTGGTGGATGTATGTTCCCGCTGCCTTGTTGCTGTTGTTTGTTTCTTTCCAGCTGAAGTACCATATCATGGCTACCTGGTTTCCGGGGCTGTTGCACAACAAAGCTGCGTACCGCTTTGTTTTCGGGCCTTCTGTGGCGGTGCTGGTGATCAGCCTGTTGTACCGTAAGATACTGGACCGCATATACGAAGAGCGCCGGCAGAAAGAAAAGCAGGCAGAGCAACTGTCTACCGAATTAAAGTTTCTCCGCTCACAGATCAGTCCGCATTTTTTGTTTAACGTGTTGACCAACATGGTGTCGCTGGCCAGGAAAAAATCTGATCAGCTGGAGCCTTCGCTGATCATGCTGTCGGAGCTGATGCGGTATATGCTGTACAATACCGGTGGCGCCAAGGTGCCACTGCAAAAGGAAGTAGCGTATCTCGACAGTTACATTGCGCTGCAGCAGCTACGTTTTGGCAATGATGTGGACATTCGCAGGGAACTGCCGGCCACAGCGTCATTGAGCAATTATACGATAGAGCCGATGTTGCTGATACCCTTTGTGGAGAATGCTTTCAAACACGGTACCGGCGTAGAGCAGCCGGTTATCCGTATCCACCTGTCTGTTCAGGAAGATGTACTTACCTTTGAAGTGGAAAACCATTTTGATCCGGTACAGGACACCAGCAAAGACGACAGTTCGGGAATAGGCCTGGCCAATGTAAAATCCAGATTGGAACTGCTATATCACCGGCATTATACGCTGGCGGTAAGGAACGATGGCAACCGGTTTCTTGTACACCTAACGTTAACGCTTGTATGA
- a CDS encoding TonB-dependent receptor plug domain-containing protein, with translation MTRYLIWIFLPALLNTAHAQQPPADSTGKAVSDTVPRGTPKNLKQVTVSAGAFEASDKAKGASLTPMDAVTVAGSNGDLSQALRALPGVQQIGETEGLFVRGGTSDETKQFIDGTLFKYPNYPSVPGISQGARINPFLFKGILFSSGGYSALYGQAMSSALILESVDLPEKSSANFYLFPANQGAGMQRLGKDNRSSFGLGLNYSNQTLYNALVPHVPDYFQGPSYLEGNANFRVKTGRSGMLKVYAVWSKSSVGLYNQDVDSAALRSGYLVKGGNVYTNMSYRTGLGENWKVETGLAYSNNRDKRVASLVDAAEKPASLPDVPLNLKSNYSNIRSDFAQARVVFTRFLGRDQAVRFGAEHFYSKDAGIYRDSAVAQTDQLSALFAESDIYLTGSLAAKAGLRLEHTSLLEKWSLAPRVSLAWRLSDESQLNFAYGLFYQEPQNEFLYRNRDLSLSRAAHYVVNYTRRAHNRFFRVEAYYKQYNDLIRLLPPDAKSMSTGNGYAKGVELFYRDKKTFKNLDYWITYTYLDTKRDYLNYPMTLRPSFAAPHTMTIAVKKFFPDLSTGINVSYALAAGRPYYNIRYSDGWQLADEGTTKPYNVVNLHIAHLMTLFPRWKHKDFSGFALGVNNLLGTAQVFGYNYSYNGQHKMAVSLPANRTFFIGFFMSLGIDRTDDFINNNL, from the coding sequence ATGACCAGATACCTGATATGGATTTTTTTACCTGCCTTGCTGAACACAGCTCACGCGCAACAGCCGCCGGCTGACAGCACCGGGAAAGCCGTGTCCGATACCGTTCCCCGCGGCACACCTAAAAACCTGAAGCAGGTGACGGTGAGCGCCGGTGCTTTTGAGGCCAGCGATAAAGCCAAAGGAGCCTCCCTCACGCCCATGGACGCTGTCACCGTGGCCGGCAGCAACGGCGACCTTTCACAGGCGTTGCGCGCACTGCCGGGGGTACAACAGATCGGGGAAACGGAAGGGCTTTTTGTGAGGGGCGGTACCAGTGATGAGACCAAACAGTTTATTGACGGCACGTTATTCAAATATCCCAACTATCCTTCCGTGCCGGGCATCTCACAGGGCGCCCGTATCAACCCTTTCCTGTTTAAAGGGATACTGTTCAGCTCCGGCGGTTATTCTGCCTTATACGGGCAAGCCATGAGCAGCGCGCTGATACTGGAAAGTGTGGACCTTCCGGAGAAATCGTCCGCTAATTTTTACCTGTTTCCTGCCAATCAGGGCGCGGGGATGCAGCGGTTGGGAAAGGACAACCGCAGCAGCTTCGGACTGGGGCTTAACTACTCCAATCAGACTTTGTACAATGCGCTGGTGCCACATGTGCCCGATTATTTTCAGGGGCCTTCGTATCTGGAGGGTAACGCCAATTTCCGCGTTAAAACAGGCCGCAGCGGTATGCTCAAAGTATATGCCGTGTGGAGTAAAAGCAGCGTGGGCCTGTATAATCAGGACGTAGACAGTGCGGCGTTGCGCTCCGGTTACCTGGTAAAGGGCGGTAACGTCTATACGAATATGAGTTACCGCACCGGGTTGGGGGAAAACTGGAAAGTGGAAACGGGCCTGGCTTACAGCAACAACAGGGACAAACGTGTTGCCAGCCTGGTGGACGCCGCAGAGAAGCCCGCTTCTCTACCGGACGTGCCGCTTAACTTAAAAAGCAACTACAGTAATATCCGCTCTGATTTTGCGCAGGCGAGAGTAGTGTTTACCCGTTTCCTGGGCAGGGACCAGGCAGTGCGCTTTGGTGCGGAACATTTTTATTCCAAAGATGCCGGCATATATCGTGACAGCGCTGTGGCGCAAACAGACCAGCTGTCCGCCCTTTTTGCAGAGAGTGATATTTACCTGACGGGCAGCCTCGCAGCTAAAGCTGGGCTGCGGCTGGAGCATACTTCCCTGCTGGAGAAATGGTCACTGGCGCCGCGGGTAAGCCTGGCATGGCGGCTGAGCGATGAAAGTCAGCTTAACTTCGCCTATGGCCTTTTTTACCAGGAGCCTCAGAACGAGTTCCTGTACCGCAACCGCGACTTATCCCTTTCCCGTGCTGCGCACTATGTCGTGAATTACACCAGAAGGGCACATAACCGTTTTTTCCGTGTGGAAGCCTATTACAAGCAATATAACGATCTGATACGGCTGTTACCGCCGGACGCAAAAAGCATGTCTACCGGTAACGGCTATGCGAAAGGGGTGGAATTATTCTACCGGGATAAAAAGACTTTTAAAAACCTGGACTACTGGATCACCTATACGTACCTGGACACCAAACGGGATTACCTGAACTATCCGATGACGCTGCGCCCGTCATTTGCTGCGCCGCACACGATGACGATCGCCGTAAAGAAATTTTTCCCGGACCTGTCTACCGGCATTAACGTGTCTTATGCGCTGGCAGCGGGAAGGCCGTACTACAATATCCGGTACAGTGATGGCTGGCAGCTGGCAGACGAGGGCACCACAAAGCCATATAATGTCGTGAACCTGCATATTGCTCATCTGATGACATTGTTCCCGCGCTGGAAGCATAAAGACTTCTCCGGTTTTGCGCTGGGAGTAAATAACCTGCTGGGCACTGCCCAGGTGTTTGGTTATAACTACAGTTACAATGGCCAGCATAAGATGGCGGTATCGTTGCCGGCCAACAGAACATTTTTCATCGGCTTCTTTATGAGTCTTGGTATAGATCGTACCGATGATTTTATCAATAACAATTTATAA